A region of Ornithorhynchus anatinus isolate Pmale09 chromosome 5, mOrnAna1.pri.v4, whole genome shotgun sequence DNA encodes the following proteins:
- the ODF3L1 gene encoding outer dense fiber protein 3-like protein 1: MAEGKKGKAPFDGSGSRPTWLPRLLRQETKCTPVIMTKLKGPGSGKYSRQPCTGYIDHDITMFREPAYTFRIMHSGKRYSDPCSPGPCYYFNPNLTRFGMSHSPQVSIFERLPNLRTESTPEPATYHWEKVPPPGERCAPAFSMGSRWPFRVSDPTPGPGQYSLPRPPPGRGPGPTLGSTCTLWAFNKDLVRGPGPAAYSRPDPDTFLTRSPCHSLALRLQPPKGSSLGPGPGAYNVHRVTIHKPRAPACTLHIRHSDYLTPLVIDVKD; encoded by the exons ATGGCTGAGGGGAAGAAGGGCAAAGCCCCATTTGATGGCAGTGGCAGTCGTCCCACCTGGCTGCCCAGACTGCTCCGGCAGGAGACCAAGTGCACTCCTGTCATCATGACAAAACTGAAGG GTCCTGGATCTGGGAAATATTCCCGGCAGCCCTGCACTGGATACATAGACCATGACATCACCATGTTCAGGGAGCCCGCCTACACCTTCCGCATCATGCACTCGGGAAAAA GATACTCTGACCCCTGCAGTCCTGGACCTTGCTATTACTTCAACCCAAATCTCACCCGCTTCGGAATGTCCCACAGCCCACAGGTCTCCATTTTCGAGCGGCTGCCCAATTTac GGACGGAGTCCACACCGGAGCCGGCGACCTATCACTGGGAGAAAGTGCCCCCGCCCGGAGAGCGCTGCGCCCCGGCGTTCTCTATGGGGAGTCGGTGGCCCTTCCGCGTGTCGGACCCCACTCCTGGCCCTGGCCAGTACTCCCTGCCACGGCCGCCCCCAGGACGTGGGCCTGGCCCCACCCTGGGCTCCACCTGCACTCTCTGGGCCTTCAACAAAGACCTGGTCCGGGGGCCTGGCCCCGCTGCCTACTCCCGGCCGGACCCTGACACCTTCCTGACCCGCAGTCCCTGCCACAGCCTGGCCTTGCGCCTCCAGCCGCCCAAGGGCTCAAGCTTGGGGCCCGGTCCAGGGGCCTACAATGTGCATCGGGTGACCATCCACAAGCCCCGGGCCCCTGCCTGCACCCTGCACATCAGGCACTCCGACTACCTCACCCCTCTGGTCATTGATGTGAAGGACTGA